The segment CGCAGGCCCGGAACCTATAATTAAGCATTTTACTTTTTCAATAGTATCTGACATGATTTGAATTTATTTGGTTGCAAATGTAAACTTTTCAATGTAAAATAAATTCAGAAACCAATCGCTAAACGCAATTTGTGAATAAGATTTGATTATTGTTGAAAAACATTTTGAGAACTAATTTTAAGTATTATATTTGCACACGCTTTCGGGGTGTAGCGTAGCCCGGTTATCGCGCCTGCTTTGGGAGCAGGAGGCCGCAGGTTCGAATCCTGCCACCCCGACGAGTAAATCCTTTCTGTTGCAAACAGGAAGGATTTTTCATTTTAAAATAGTCAAGCTCGCTTGGGCTATTTTAAAATGAAAAAGGCTTTGAATGTGAAACATTCAAAAGGATTTACTTGTAATAGAGCCCAATATCAGGATATGTAATCCTGCATATAAATAGCCAAGCTCGCTTGAGATATTTTAAAATGAAAAAGGTTTTGAATGTAAAACATTCAAAGGATTTGCTTGTAATAGAGCGCCAAATCAGGATATTCAATCCTGCCTGTTGCATCTTGCATCTTTTCTCTATTTTCTTTTTTCTTGTCTCTTGCTTCTTTTCTCTAAAAACTTCCGATATAATTTCTATTTTTGTTGAAACTAAAACAACACAACTTTATATGCTAATTATTGGAATTGCTGGCGGTACCGGAAGTGGAAAAACAACTGTTGTCCAACAGATTATTAATGAATTACCGGAAGCTGAAGTCGGAGTGATTTCTCAGGATTCTTATTACAGAGAAAACAATAATTTAAGTTTTGAAGAAAGAGGGCTAATCAATTTTGATCATCCGCGTGCTATCGACTTTGAATTATTGGTGAGTCATCTATCCGAATTAAAAAAAGGCAATACCATTGAACAACCTGTATATTCTTTCGTAACACACAACCGCACAGAAGACAGCATTATCACACATCCAAGAAAAGTAATGATTGTGGAAGGAATTTTGATTTTGGCAAACCCGGAATTAAGAGAAATGTTTGATGTCAAAATATTTGTCCATGCCGATTCTGATGAACGTTTGATTCGTCGTTTAAAAAGAGATATTGCCGAGCGTGGGCGTGATATGGAAGAAGTATTAAATCGTTACCAAACGACTTTGAAACCAATGCACCAGCAGTTTATTGAGCCAACTAAAGCTTTTGCTGACATCATTATTCCAAATGATAAATACAATACCGTGGCTATCGATGTAGTGAGAGCCGTTATCAATCAAAGAATTACCTAAAAATGAGTTTCTTCAAAAATCTAACTGATGCCTATCCTATCCTGAAAATCCTCGGGAACAGATACGTTATTGTGTTAGTTTTTTTTACCGTTTGGATGCTGTTCCTGGACAATACTTCTTATTTGGAACATCGCATTCTGAACAAACAACTCAACGAACTCGAAGACAATAAAAAATACTATCAGGACGAAATCAGAAAGGATAGTACAAGTATCAAACAACTCAAGAATCCCGATCAGATAGAAAAATACGCCCGCGAAAAATATTATATGAAACGCGACAGCGAAGACATCTACATCATCGAATTTGAAGGCGATTCTATCATTGACGAAAAAACAGATTCTAAATCTTTATAAACATTATGGCTGAGAATTTATTTGATGCTTTCGAACCCGTTTCTTCCAAACAGTGGAAACAACAAATTCAGTAC is part of the Flavobacterium sangjuense genome and harbors:
- the udk gene encoding uridine kinase codes for the protein MLIIGIAGGTGSGKTTVVQQIINELPEAEVGVISQDSYYRENNNLSFEERGLINFDHPRAIDFELLVSHLSELKKGNTIEQPVYSFVTHNRTEDSIITHPRKVMIVEGILILANPELREMFDVKIFVHADSDERLIRRLKRDIAERGRDMEEVLNRYQTTLKPMHQQFIEPTKAFADIIIPNDKYNTVAIDVVRAVINQRIT
- a CDS encoding FtsB family cell division protein — its product is MSFFKNLTDAYPILKILGNRYVIVLVFFTVWMLFLDNTSYLEHRILNKQLNELEDNKKYYQDEIRKDSTSIKQLKNPDQIEKYAREKYYMKRDSEDIYIIEFEGDSIIDEKTDSKSL